The Dreissena polymorpha isolate Duluth1 chromosome 10, UMN_Dpol_1.0, whole genome shotgun sequence genome includes a region encoding these proteins:
- the LOC127847832 gene encoding lymphocyte antigen 75-like produces the protein MRNLAQLILVLLHAGISIQTSAYFQNDANVPGVSYIYKPQPGLVDASRKEPRLCPSISDSPKGQAAIGCARMCFRDPKCASFHDKSAYFQRSYIAASETPECPSGWTPFGQHCYQLQTDQMNMADAEKLCKARHGGANVVEDNTDNERQFLRGLMRNGTENIWVIPYRYPFNCRYLRRMDSREFFCSCYENRFVMCEFASPLSKED, from the exons ATGAGGAATCTTGCACAATTAATTTTAGTTCTGCTACACGCAGGGATCTCGATTCAAACATCGGCGTATTTTCAAAACGATGCAAACGTGCCAGGGGTTTCTTATATCTACAAGCCACAACCTGGATTAGTGGATGCTAGCCGCAAAGAGCCACGTCTTTGCCCGAGTATTTCGGATTCACCCAAGGGACAGGCTGCCATTGGATGCGCGCGCATGTGTTTCCGAGATCCTAAATGTGCCAGCTTCCATGATAAGTCTGCGTATTTTCAAAGGAGCTACATAGCAGCG AGCGAAACCCCAGAATGTCCTAGCGGTTGGACGCCTTTTGGACAGCATTGTTATCAGCTTCAGACCGATCAAATGAACATGGCCGATGCCGAAAAGCTGTGCAAAGCTAGGCACGGCGGCGCCAACGTTGTGGAGGACAACACGGATAACGAACGTCAATTTTTACGGGGATTGATGAGAAATGGAACTGAAAACATCTGGGTTATACCTTACAGGTATCCTTTTAACTGTCGATATCTTCGGAGAATGGATTCACGGGAATTTTTCTGTTCTTGTTATGAAAATCGTTTCGTAATGTGCGAGTTTGCCTCTCCATTGAGCAAGGAAGATTAG
- the LOC127847889 gene encoding uncharacterized protein LOC127847889, whose amino-acid sequence MIKAYLCGEQDQWDKNLGCLAAAYRSTPHESTGMTPNLLMMGREVRLPSELVFSRNSSSEETTSYVDYVAALKEKMHHAHQVAREHLSVATKRQKEMYDKRQCVHSYEPGDFIWFFEESRKPGITHNLEMSYEGPFVVKQSLSNVNFRIQLDRHGKEKVVNHNKLKPYEGTNAPKWLQTERRKLKMNKE is encoded by the coding sequence ATGATCAAGGCATACCTCTGTGGTGAGCAGGACCAGTGGGACAAAAACTTAGGATGTCTAGCTGCAGCCTACCGGTCGACACCCCATGAATCAACTGGCATGACACCAAACCTTTTGATGATGGGAAGAGAAGTGAGACTCCCGTCAGAGCTGGTATTCAGCAGGAACTCCAGCAGTGAAGAAACCACGTCGTATGTTGACTACGTTGCAGCACTTAAAGAAAAGATGCACCACGCCCACCAGGTGGCAAGGGAACATTTATCTGTAGCAACAAAGAGACAGAAAGAAATGTATGACAAAAGACAATGTGTGCATTCATACGAGCCTGGAGACTTTATATGGTTTTTTGAAGAGTCAAGGAAACCTGGGATTACACATAACCTGGAGATGTCTTACGAAGGCCCTTTTGTTGTAAAGCAGTCGCTGTCCAACGTCAACTTCAGAATACAGTTGGATCGCCATGGAAAAGAAAAAGTAGTCAATCACAACAAGTTGAAGCCGTATGAGGGCACCAACGCACCAAAGTGGCTGCAAACTGAAAGAAGAAAACTCAAGATGAATAAGGAATAA